A genomic stretch from Bacterioplanes sanyensis includes:
- the prpB gene encoding methylisocitrate lyase: MTPGQKFRQALADNQPLQIVGTINAYAAMMAERIGHQAIYLSGGGVANASYGLPDLGMTSLNDVLEDVRRITSASQLPLLVDIDTGWGGAFNIARTISEMEKAGAAAVHLEDQVAQKRCGHRPNKEIVSKAEMVDRIKAAVDARTDDSFFIMARTDAFAQEGLEAAIERAQACVEAGADGIFAEAVKTEEHYRAFADALDVPILANITEFGQTELWNREQLGEWGAAMVLYPLSAFRAMNKAAETVYKSILDEGDQRKVVDMMQTRMELYDYLNYHDFENKLDALFAEGKNK, from the coding sequence ATGACTCCAGGTCAGAAATTTAGGCAAGCACTGGCTGACAACCAGCCGCTGCAAATCGTCGGTACCATCAATGCGTACGCCGCCATGATGGCAGAGCGTATTGGTCATCAGGCGATTTATTTATCCGGTGGTGGGGTGGCCAACGCCTCCTATGGTTTGCCGGATTTGGGCATGACCTCGCTGAACGATGTGCTCGAAGATGTGCGCCGCATTACCTCGGCGTCTCAATTACCGCTGCTGGTGGATATCGATACTGGCTGGGGCGGCGCTTTTAACATTGCCCGCACCATTTCAGAAATGGAAAAGGCCGGTGCAGCGGCGGTGCACTTAGAAGACCAGGTGGCGCAAAAGCGCTGTGGCCATAGACCCAATAAAGAAATCGTCTCCAAAGCCGAAATGGTCGACCGCATTAAAGCGGCGGTGGATGCGCGTACTGACGATAGCTTTTTCATCATGGCGCGCACCGATGCCTTTGCTCAGGAAGGTTTAGAGGCCGCCATTGAGCGTGCACAGGCTTGCGTTGAAGCCGGTGCCGACGGCATTTTTGCCGAAGCGGTAAAAACCGAAGAGCACTACCGTGCCTTTGCCGACGCCCTGGACGTGCCAATCCTCGCCAATATCACCGAATTTGGCCAAACCGAATTGTGGAATCGTGAGCAATTAGGCGAGTGGGGCGCTGCCATGGTGTTGTATCCGCTCAGTGCTTTCCGTGCCATGAACAAAGCGGCAGAAACAGTCTACAAAAGCATTCTGGATGAGGGCGATCAGCGCAAAGTGGTCGACATGATGCAGACCCGTATGGAACTGTACGATTACCTCAATTACCACGATTTTGAAAACAAGCTCGACGCTTTGTTCGCCGAAGGCAAAAACAAATAA
- a CDS encoding GntR family transcriptional regulator, with the protein MADSATLSEKVFAELTTAIVRGELKPGDRLSEQQLVERYGGSRAPMREAIQKLEARHLVVRIPHAGARVVSLSLAELRDIYEIRVELESMACRLAAQRMPDDEIAELQALLKQHEQSIQQEQGLAYYQKAGDLDFHYRIVKGSCNARLHQMLCGELYHLVRMYRYQTSTSNKRPQQALIEHQRIVEAISARDAELAELLMRRHIQTSLINLEHRLEQEGQA; encoded by the coding sequence ATGGCCGATAGCGCAACCCTGTCAGAGAAAGTCTTTGCTGAGCTCACCACCGCCATTGTGCGTGGTGAGCTCAAGCCGGGGGATCGTTTGTCGGAGCAGCAGCTGGTGGAGCGTTACGGTGGCAGCCGTGCGCCGATGCGCGAGGCCATACAAAAGCTGGAGGCGCGCCATCTGGTGGTACGCATTCCCCATGCCGGTGCTCGGGTGGTATCGCTTAGCTTGGCAGAACTGCGTGACATATACGAAATACGGGTCGAGCTGGAAAGCATGGCCTGTCGCCTTGCTGCACAGCGCATGCCCGATGACGAAATTGCCGAGCTGCAGGCGTTGCTTAAGCAACATGAGCAGAGCATTCAGCAAGAACAGGGCTTGGCTTATTACCAAAAAGCCGGCGATTTGGATTTTCACTATCGCATTGTGAAAGGGAGCTGCAACGCACGCTTGCATCAAATGCTGTGTGGCGAGCTGTACCACCTAGTGCGCATGTACCGCTATCAAACCTCCACCAGCAACAAACGCCCGCAGCAAGCATTAATCGAACACCAACGCATCGTTGAGGCTATCAGCGCACGCGATGCCGAACTCGCCGAATTATTAATGCGCCGTCATATTCAGACGTCGCTGATCAATCTTGAACACCGTCTAGAACAGGAGGGTCAAGCATGA
- the acnD gene encoding Fe/S-dependent 2-methylisocitrate dehydratase AcnD, protein MNTEYRKSLPGSDVEFFDTRAAVEAIKPGAYDGLPYTSRILAEQLVRRCEPEALTDSLRQLIERKRELDFPWYPARVVCHDILGQTALVDLAGLRDAIADKGGDPAKVNPVVPTQLIVDHSLAVECGGFDPDAFDKNRAIEERRNEDRFHFIDWTKTAFDNVDVIPAGNGIMHQINLEKMSPVVQVRDGVAFPDTCVGTDSHTPHVDALGVISVGVGGLEAETVMLGHPSMMRLPDIVGVELTGKRQPGITATDIVLALTEFLRKERVVGAYLEFFGDGARSLTIGDRATISNMTPEYGATAAMFYIDEQTIDYLNLTGREPEQVALVEQYAKHTGLWADALVDAQYERVLSFDLSSVGRTIAGPSNPHARVATKDLAAKGIAGNLEQAREQEAQGLMPDGAVIIAAITSCTNTSNPRNVVAAGLLAKKANELGLVRKPWVKSSFAPGSKVARTYLEEAGLLPELEKLGFGIVAFACTTCNGMSGALDPEIQQEIVDRDLYSTAVLSGNRNFDGRIHPYAKQAFLASPPLVLAYALAGTVRFDIEQDVLAVVDGKEIRLADIWPSDEEIDAIVSEHVKPQQFRDVYIPMFDLGDIEKAPSPLYDWREMSTYIRRPPYWEGALAAERTLKGMRPLALLPDNITTDHLSPSNAILADSAAGEYLAKMGLPEEDFNSYATHRGDHLTAQRATLANPKLMNEMVCDEQGKVVQGSLARIEPEGKVVRMWEAIETYMQRKQPLIIVAGADYGQGSSRDWAAKGVRLAGVEVIVAEGFERIHRTNLIGMGVLPLQFKPGTTRITLGLDGTETFDVLGEHQPGGELTLVIHYADGREQQVPVICRLDTGEEVTTYQAGGVLQRFAKEFLQQ, encoded by the coding sequence ATGAATACTGAATACCGCAAGTCACTGCCTGGCAGTGACGTCGAATTTTTTGATACCCGGGCGGCCGTCGAGGCCATTAAGCCGGGTGCCTACGACGGTTTGCCATACACCTCGCGCATTTTGGCCGAGCAGTTGGTGCGTCGCTGTGAGCCCGAGGCGCTAACTGATTCATTGCGCCAGTTGATTGAGCGCAAGCGTGAGCTGGATTTTCCTTGGTATCCGGCTCGAGTGGTATGCCACGATATTTTGGGGCAAACGGCGCTGGTCGACTTAGCCGGTTTGCGTGACGCCATCGCTGACAAGGGCGGTGACCCAGCCAAAGTTAACCCAGTGGTGCCAACACAATTGATTGTGGACCACTCACTGGCGGTGGAATGCGGTGGCTTTGACCCAGACGCTTTCGATAAGAACCGTGCCATTGAAGAACGTCGCAATGAAGACCGTTTTCATTTTATCGATTGGACCAAAACCGCGTTTGATAACGTCGATGTGATTCCAGCGGGTAACGGCATCATGCACCAGATTAATCTGGAGAAAATGTCGCCTGTGGTGCAGGTGCGCGACGGTGTTGCTTTCCCTGACACCTGTGTCGGCACCGATTCGCACACGCCGCATGTTGATGCGTTGGGCGTGATTTCCGTGGGTGTCGGTGGCCTGGAAGCGGAAACCGTGATGCTGGGCCATCCGTCGATGATGCGCTTGCCCGACATTGTCGGTGTTGAACTGACCGGTAAACGCCAGCCTGGCATTACCGCCACCGATATCGTCTTGGCATTAACCGAGTTTTTGCGCAAAGAGCGAGTAGTAGGCGCCTATTTGGAGTTCTTTGGTGACGGTGCACGCAGCTTAACCATCGGCGATCGTGCCACCATTTCCAATATGACCCCGGAATACGGTGCCACAGCGGCCATGTTCTACATCGATGAGCAAACCATCGACTACCTCAATCTAACAGGCCGTGAGCCGGAGCAAGTGGCGCTTGTGGAGCAGTACGCCAAGCACACAGGCTTATGGGCCGATGCTCTTGTTGATGCTCAGTATGAGCGGGTATTGAGCTTTGATTTGTCGAGCGTTGGGCGCACCATTGCTGGTCCATCAAATCCGCACGCCCGCGTCGCTACTAAAGATCTGGCGGCCAAAGGCATTGCTGGCAACTTAGAGCAAGCACGCGAGCAAGAAGCTCAAGGCTTGATGCCGGATGGCGCGGTGATTATTGCCGCCATTACCTCTTGTACCAACACCTCCAACCCGCGCAATGTGGTGGCCGCAGGCTTGTTGGCGAAAAAAGCCAATGAGCTTGGGCTAGTGCGCAAGCCTTGGGTGAAATCCTCCTTTGCACCGGGCTCTAAGGTGGCGCGCACTTACCTGGAAGAAGCAGGCTTATTACCAGAGCTGGAAAAGCTCGGCTTTGGCATTGTGGCGTTTGCGTGCACCACCTGTAACGGCATGTCAGGCGCATTAGACCCAGAAATTCAGCAGGAAATCGTCGATCGTGACCTGTACTCCACTGCGGTGTTGTCGGGCAATCGCAACTTTGATGGCCGCATTCATCCGTATGCCAAGCAGGCGTTTTTGGCATCGCCGCCTTTGGTCCTGGCTTACGCTTTGGCTGGCACGGTGCGCTTTGACATTGAGCAAGACGTATTGGCAGTGGTGGATGGCAAAGAGATTCGCTTGGCGGATATTTGGCCGTCGGATGAAGAGATCGATGCCATCGTTAGCGAGCACGTTAAGCCGCAGCAGTTCCGCGATGTGTATATCCCGATGTTTGACCTCGGTGATATCGAAAAAGCCCCGAGCCCGCTGTACGACTGGCGTGAAATGAGTACCTATATTCGTCGCCCGCCGTATTGGGAAGGCGCCTTGGCAGCAGAGCGCACGCTAAAAGGCATGCGCCCGCTGGCCTTGCTGCCGGATAACATCACCACCGATCATTTGTCGCCGTCGAATGCCATTCTGGCCGACAGTGCGGCTGGCGAGTATTTGGCCAAGATGGGGCTGCCGGAGGAGGACTTTAACTCCTACGCCACCCACCGTGGTGATCATTTGACGGCTCAGCGTGCCACGCTTGCCAACCCCAAGTTGATGAATGAAATGGTGTGCGACGAACAAGGCAAGGTCGTACAGGGCTCGCTGGCGCGCATTGAGCCAGAAGGCAAGGTGGTGCGCATGTGGGAAGCCATCGAAACCTATATGCAGCGCAAACAGCCGCTGATCATTGTTGCCGGCGCCGATTATGGTCAGGGCTCATCACGTGATTGGGCGGCCAAGGGTGTGCGCTTGGCGGGCGTTGAAGTGATCGTGGCGGAAGGCTTTGAGCGCATCCATCGCACCAACCTGATTGGTATGGGTGTATTGCCACTGCAGTTTAAGCCAGGTACCACGCGCATCACGTTGGGCTTGGATGGCACGGAAACCTTTGATGTTCTGGGTGAGCATCAGCCCGGCGGCGAGCTGACCTTGGTGATTCACTATGCTGATGGTCGTGAGCAGCAAGTGCCGGTGATCTGTCGCTTGGATACTGGCGAAGAGGTCACCACCTATCAAGCCGGTGGTGTGTTGCAGCGCTTTGCCAAAGAGTTTCTGCAGCAGTAG
- the rraA gene encoding ribonuclease E activity regulator RraA, with amino-acid sequence MSDYVTPDLCDEYPQLVQVVEPMFNNYGGRESFGGEIVTVKCFEDNSKVKELVDTDGTGKVMVVDGGGSLRHALLGDMLAEKAASNGWEGIIIYGCIRDVDVIMETDLGVQALATNPLKTDKRGLGDVNVEVKFGGVTFVPGQFVYADNNGVIVSPEALSMPA; translated from the coding sequence ATGAGCGATTACGTAACGCCAGATTTGTGCGACGAATACCCGCAGCTGGTGCAAGTGGTGGAGCCCATGTTCAACAACTACGGTGGCCGCGAATCTTTTGGCGGTGAAATCGTCACCGTGAAGTGCTTCGAGGACAACTCCAAAGTCAAAGAGCTGGTCGATACCGATGGCACCGGCAAAGTGATGGTGGTCGATGGCGGCGGTTCGCTTCGTCATGCCTTGTTGGGCGATATGCTGGCCGAGAAAGCCGCCAGCAATGGCTGGGAAGGCATCATCATTTACGGCTGCATCCGCGACGTTGACGTGATTATGGAAACCGATCTCGGTGTGCAAGCGTTGGCGACCAATCCGCTAAAGACCGACAAGCGTGGCTTGGGCGATGTTAACGTCGAAGTGAAATTTGGCGGCGTGACCTTTGTCCCTGGGCAGTTCGTTTATGCCGACAATAACGGTGTGATTGTCTCGCCCGAGGCGCTGTCGATGCCAGCGTAA
- the prpC gene encoding bifunctional 2-methylcitrate synthase/citrate synthase → MLVAKQLSGAGLRGQVAGKTALSTVGVSGSGLTYRGYDVKELADKCQFEEVAYLILKGELPTQAQLDDYKAKLKSLRTLPQPLKEVLERIPASAHPMDVMRTGCSMLGNLETEDSFEQQQEATDRMLALFPGMINYWYNFSHKDKRIDVDTDADSIAEQFLWTLHGEKPSELHTQVMHASLILYAEHEFNASTFTARVCASTLSDMHSCVTGAIGSLRGPLHGGANEAAMELIEGMENPDDAEQKLLGMLERKEKIMGFGHAVYSESDPRNAIIKLWSEKLAQENGNTSLYDISERCEAVMWREKKLFCNADFFHASAYNYMGIPTKLFTPIFVCSRLTGWAGHVMEQRADNRIIRPSAEYTGEELRPVTAIADR, encoded by the coding sequence ATTCTTGTGGCTAAACAACTCAGTGGCGCTGGCCTGCGTGGCCAAGTGGCAGGCAAAACCGCATTGTCGACGGTGGGTGTGTCGGGCTCTGGTCTGACCTATCGCGGTTACGATGTTAAAGAGCTGGCAGATAAGTGCCAGTTTGAAGAAGTCGCCTATTTGATTTTAAAAGGCGAGCTGCCCACTCAGGCGCAGCTCGACGACTACAAAGCCAAGTTGAAATCGTTGCGCACACTGCCGCAGCCGTTAAAAGAAGTGCTGGAGCGTATTCCAGCATCGGCGCACCCAATGGATGTGATGCGCACCGGCTGCTCTATGTTGGGTAACTTAGAAACCGAAGACAGCTTTGAGCAGCAGCAAGAAGCGACGGATCGTATGCTGGCGCTGTTCCCAGGCATGATTAATTACTGGTACAACTTCAGCCACAAGGATAAGCGCATCGACGTTGACACTGACGCCGATTCCATCGCTGAGCAATTCTTGTGGACCTTGCACGGTGAAAAACCGTCCGAGCTGCATACTCAGGTAATGCATGCATCTTTGATTTTGTACGCCGAGCACGAATTTAATGCCTCTACCTTTACCGCTCGTGTGTGTGCATCCACTTTAAGTGACATGCACTCCTGTGTGACCGGCGCCATTGGTTCGCTGCGTGGCCCGCTGCATGGCGGTGCTAATGAAGCGGCAATGGAGCTGATTGAAGGCATGGAAAATCCGGACGATGCTGAGCAAAAATTGCTGGGCATGCTGGAACGCAAAGAAAAAATCATGGGCTTTGGTCACGCGGTTTACAGCGAATCTGACCCGCGCAACGCCATTATTAAACTCTGGTCTGAAAAGCTGGCCCAGGAAAACGGCAACACCTCGCTGTACGACATTTCTGAGCGCTGTGAAGCCGTCATGTGGCGCGAGAAAAAATTGTTCTGCAATGCCGATTTTTTCCACGCCTCGGCTTACAACTACATGGGCATTCCGACCAAGTTGTTTACCCCGATTTTTGTCTGCAGCCGTCTGACGGGCTGGGCTGGGCATGTGATGGAGCAGCGTGCTGATAACCGCATCATTCGCCCCAGTGCGGAATACACCGGCGAAGAGTTGCGTCCAGTGACCGCCATAGCCGACCGATAA
- a CDS encoding alpha/beta hydrolase: MKSSSTLFPVSLMRAEQHQDLAEDVYLVKHNRDPDRSVQLALTHLSYADGRHRGGQPVVLLHGSFTNRRFWWSDRGIGLARYLVEQGHDVWLLDQRGHGLSPRNLDYRNNTLQRYVSFDIGAINEFISERTAKKPIWIGHSLGGVVLSSALACGVLNRSSVRSCVLLGTQAIRRPRYLWLPLLGWGLRRWIKRRGEVSGQRLKIGPETEPAGLVNEYLKRHDWFGSWQFRSPKRKLMPGWQACDVPLLSMAGAADTSDPEAYCQRFAALYGGPLQYVRLGKAEGFQCDYGHVDMVVSRQAAEEVWPLISDWCHGRSLGERFGQSA, from the coding sequence ATGAAAAGCAGCAGTACCTTATTTCCGGTCAGCCTGATGCGCGCGGAGCAGCATCAGGATTTGGCCGAGGATGTGTATCTGGTGAAGCACAATCGCGATCCAGATCGCAGTGTGCAGCTGGCTTTGACTCATCTGAGCTACGCCGATGGCCGTCATCGTGGCGGCCAACCGGTGGTTCTTTTGCACGGCAGTTTTACCAACCGTCGTTTCTGGTGGTCAGATCGCGGTATTGGCTTGGCCCGTTATTTGGTCGAACAGGGTCATGATGTGTGGCTGTTGGATCAGCGTGGTCACGGCTTAAGCCCGCGCAATCTCGATTATCGCAACAATACCTTGCAGCGTTACGTCAGCTTCGACATTGGCGCCATCAACGAATTTATCTCTGAGCGCACGGCGAAAAAGCCGATCTGGATCGGCCACTCCCTGGGCGGCGTCGTTTTGTCGTCAGCCCTAGCGTGCGGCGTGTTGAATCGCTCGTCGGTGCGCAGTTGTGTGCTGCTAGGCACTCAGGCCATTCGCCGGCCTCGCTATTTGTGGTTGCCGCTGCTGGGTTGGGGCTTGCGCCGTTGGATTAAGCGGCGCGGCGAGGTCAGTGGCCAGCGGTTAAAAATTGGTCCAGAGACCGAACCGGCGGGTCTAGTGAACGAATATCTGAAACGCCATGATTGGTTCGGCAGCTGGCAGTTTCGCAGCCCAAAACGCAAGTTAATGCCTGGCTGGCAAGCGTGTGATGTGCCGCTGTTGTCGATGGCTGGTGCAGCCGACACCTCCGACCCGGAAGCGTATTGTCAGCGCTTTGCGGCACTTTACGGTGGGCCATTGCAGTACGTGCGCCTCGGCAAGGCCGAGGGCTTTCAGTGTGATTATGGTCATGTCGATATGGTGGTGAGCCGTCAGGCGGCGGAAGAAGTCTGGCCGTTGATATCCGATTGGTGTCATGGACGCTCGTTGGGAGAGCGTTTTGGCCAGTCGGCGTGA